One genomic segment of Pseudomonas sp. RU47 includes these proteins:
- the ffh gene encoding signal recognition particle protein, protein MFENLTDRLSQTLRHVTGKAKLTEDNIKDTLREVRMALLEADVALPVVKDFVNSVKERAVGTEVSRSLTPGQAFVKIVQAELESLMGAANEDLNLSAVPPAVILMAGLQGAGKTTTAGKLARFLKERKKKSVMVVSADVYRPAAIKQLETLANDIGVTFFPSDLSQKPVDIATAAIKEAKLKFIDVVIVDTAGRLHIDEEMMGEIKALHAAINPVETLFVVDAMTGQDAANTAKAFGDALPLTGVILTKVDGDARGGAALSVRAITGKPIKFIGMGEKSEALDPFHPERIASRILGMGDVLSLIEQAEATLDKDKADKLAKKLKKGKGFDLEDFRDQLQQMKNMGGLGGLMDKLPSIGGVNLSQMGNAQNAAEKQFKQMEAIINSMTPAERRDPELISGSRKRRIAMGSGTQVQDIGRLIKQHKQMQKMMKKFTAKGGMAKMMRGMGGMLPGGGMPKM, encoded by the coding sequence ATGTTTGAAAACTTAACCGACCGTCTCTCGCAGACGCTGCGCCATGTCACCGGCAAGGCGAAGCTGACCGAGGACAACATCAAAGACACCCTGCGTGAAGTGCGCATGGCGTTGCTCGAAGCCGACGTCGCCCTGCCGGTGGTCAAGGACTTCGTCAATTCGGTCAAGGAGCGCGCTGTCGGCACCGAGGTGTCGCGCAGCCTGACGCCGGGCCAGGCATTCGTGAAGATCGTCCAGGCTGAACTCGAAAGCCTGATGGGCGCGGCCAACGAAGATCTGAACCTGAGCGCCGTACCGCCAGCCGTCATTCTGATGGCCGGTCTGCAGGGCGCCGGTAAAACCACCACCGCCGGCAAACTGGCGCGCTTCCTTAAAGAGCGCAAGAAGAAGTCGGTCATGGTCGTGTCGGCGGACGTTTATCGTCCGGCTGCTATTAAACAGCTGGAAACCCTGGCCAACGACATCGGCGTGACGTTCTTCCCGTCCGACCTGAGCCAGAAGCCGGTCGACATCGCCACCGCAGCTATTAAAGAAGCAAAACTGAAGTTCATCGACGTGGTCATCGTCGACACCGCCGGTCGTCTGCACATCGACGAAGAGATGATGGGCGAGATCAAGGCGCTGCACGCCGCGATCAACCCGGTCGAGACCCTGTTCGTGGTCGACGCCATGACCGGCCAGGACGCCGCCAACACGGCCAAGGCCTTCGGGGATGCGCTGCCGCTGACCGGTGTGATCCTGACCAAGGTCGACGGCGACGCCCGTGGCGGTGCTGCATTGTCGGTACGTGCTATCACCGGCAAGCCGATCAAGTTCATCGGTATGGGCGAGAAGAGCGAAGCGCTCGATCCGTTCCACCCTGAGCGTATTGCCTCGCGTATTCTCGGCATGGGCGACGTGCTCAGCCTGATCGAACAGGCTGAAGCGACCCTCGACAAGGACAAGGCCGACAAACTGGCCAAGAAGCTGAAGAAGGGCAAGGGCTTCGACCTCGAAGACTTCCGCGATCAGCTGCAACAGATGAAGAACATGGGCGGCCTCGGCGGGCTCATGGACAAACTGCCGAGCATCGGCGGCGTCAACCTGTCGCAAATGGGCAACGCCCAGAACGCCGCAGAGAAACAATTCAAACAGATGGAAGCCATCATCAATTCCATGACCCCGGCCGAGCGCCGCGACCCTGAGCTGATCAGCGGTTCGCGCAAACGTCGTATCGCCATGGGTTCCGGCACTCAGGTGCAGGACATCGGCCGCTTGATCAAGCAGCACAAGCAGATGCAGAAGATGATGAAGAAATTCACCGCCAAGGGCGGAATGGCGAAAATGATGCGCGGCATGGGCGGAATGTTGCCCGGCGGCGGCATGCCAAAGATGTAA
- the thrC gene encoding threonine synthase, whose amino-acid sequence MRYISTRGQAPALNFEDVLLAGLATDGGLYVPENLPRFTQEEIASWAGLPYHELAFRVMRPFVTGSIPDADFKKILEETYGVFAHSAVAPLRQLNCNEWVLELFHGPTLAFKDFALQLLGRLLDYVLEKRGERVVIVGATSGDTGSAAIEGCKHCENVDIFILHPHNRVSEVQRRQMTTIFGENIHNIAIEGNFDDCQEMVKASFADQSFLKGTRLVAVNSINWARIMAQIVYYFHAALQLGGPARSVSFSVPTGNFGDIFAGYLARNMGLPINQLIVATNRNDILHRFMSGNQYVKETLHATLSPSMDIMVSSNFERLLFDLHGRNGAAIAGLMDSFKQGGGFSVEQERWTEARKLFDSLAVDDAQTCETIAEVYEQTGEVLDPHTAIGVKAARECRRSLDIPMVILGTAHPVKFPDAVEKAGVGKALELPAHLSDLFERNERCTVLPNELKAVQAFVSQHGNRGKPL is encoded by the coding sequence ATGCGATATATCAGTACCCGCGGCCAGGCACCGGCCCTGAATTTCGAAGACGTCCTGCTGGCCGGTCTCGCGACCGACGGCGGTCTGTACGTTCCGGAAAACCTGCCACGTTTCACCCAGGAAGAAATCGCTTCCTGGGCCGGCCTGCCGTATCACGAACTGGCTTTCCGCGTCATGCGCCCGTTCGTCACCGGCAGCATCCCGGATGCCGATTTCAAAAAGATTCTCGAAGAAACCTACGGTGTGTTCGCCCACAGCGCCGTGGCGCCGCTGCGTCAGCTGAACTGCAACGAATGGGTGCTGGAGCTGTTCCACGGCCCGACCCTGGCGTTCAAGGACTTCGCCCTGCAACTGCTCGGTCGTCTGCTCGACTACGTGCTGGAAAAACGCGGTGAGCGCGTAGTGATCGTCGGCGCCACCTCCGGTGATACTGGCTCGGCCGCCATCGAAGGCTGCAAGCATTGCGAAAACGTCGACATCTTCATCCTGCACCCGCACAACCGTGTGTCTGAAGTGCAGCGTCGCCAGATGACCACGATTTTCGGCGAGAACATCCACAACATCGCCATCGAAGGCAACTTCGATGACTGCCAGGAAATGGTCAAGGCGAGTTTCGCCGACCAGAGCTTCCTCAAAGGCACGCGTCTGGTCGCGGTGAACTCGATCAACTGGGCGCGGATCATGGCCCAGATCGTTTACTACTTCCACGCCGCCCTGCAGTTGGGCGGCCCGGCGCGTTCGGTATCGTTCTCGGTGCCAACCGGTAACTTCGGCGACATCTTCGCCGGTTACCTGGCCCGCAACATGGGCCTGCCGATCAACCAGTTGATCGTCGCCACCAACCGCAACGACATCCTGCACCGCTTCATGAGCGGCAATCAGTACGTCAAGGAAACCCTGCACGCCACGCTGTCGCCGTCGATGGACATCATGGTCTCGTCGAACTTCGAACGCCTGCTGTTCGACCTGCACGGTCGCAACGGTGCAGCGATTGCCGGCCTGATGGACTCGTTCAAGCAGGGCGGCGGTTTCAGCGTCGAGCAAGAGCGCTGGACCGAAGCGCGCAAACTGTTCGACTCGCTGGCCGTGGATGACGCGCAGACCTGCGAAACCATCGCCGAAGTCTACGAGCAGACCGGCGAAGTGCTGGATCCGCACACCGCCATTGGCGTCAAAGCTGCGCGCGAATGCCGACGCAGCCTGGACATCCCGATGGTCATCCTCGGCACCGCCCACCCGGTGAAATTCCCGGATGCAGTGGAGAAAGCCGGTGTAGGAAAAGCGCTCGAGCTACCTGCACATCTTTCTGATTTGTTTGAGCGAAACGAGCGCTGCACCGTTCTGCCAAATGAGCTGAAAGCCGTGCAAGCCTTTGTCAGCCAGCATGGCAACCGCGGCAAGCCGCTTTAA
- the rplS gene encoding 50S ribosomal protein L19: protein MTNKIILALEAEQMTKEIPTFAPGDTIVVQVKVKEGDRSRLQAFEGVVIAKRNRGVNSAFTVRKISNGVGVERTFQTYSPQIDSMAVKRRGDVRKAKLYYLRDLSGKAARIKEKLA, encoded by the coding sequence ATGACCAACAAAATCATCCTTGCACTCGAAGCAGAGCAGATGACCAAAGAAATCCCTACCTTCGCCCCAGGCGACACTATTGTCGTTCAGGTGAAAGTGAAGGAAGGCGATCGTTCCCGTCTGCAAGCGTTCGAAGGCGTTGTAATCGCCAAGCGTAACCGCGGCGTGAACAGTGCGTTCACCGTTCGTAAAATCTCCAACGGTGTTGGCGTAGAACGTACTTTCCAGACCTACTCCCCGCAGATCGACAGCATGGCTGTTAAACGTCGCGGTGACGTACGTAAAGCCAAGCTGTACTACCTGCGCGATCTGTCGGGTAAAGCAGCTCGCATCAAGGAAAAACTGGCTTAA
- the dsbC gene encoding bifunctional protein-disulfide isomerase/oxidoreductase DsbC, with protein sequence MRLTQIFAAAAIALVSTFAVADDAADKAIRQSLEKLELEVPVESISASPLPGMYEVKLKGSRVLYASADGQYIVQGYLFQLKDGKPVNLTEKTERLGISKLINAIPVAETVVYPAVGETKSHITVFTDTTCPYCHKLHAEVPELNKRGIEVRYVAFPRQGLNSPGDEQLQAVWCSKDKKAAMDKMVDGKEIKAAKCDNPVSKQFALGQSIGVNGTPAIVLADGQVIPGYQPAPQVAKLALGAK encoded by the coding sequence ATGCGTCTGACCCAGATTTTCGCCGCCGCAGCCATTGCGTTGGTCAGCACCTTTGCCGTCGCCGATGACGCGGCCGACAAAGCCATTCGTCAAAGCCTGGAAAAACTCGAACTCGAGGTTCCGGTAGAAAGTATCAGTGCCAGCCCGTTGCCAGGCATGTACGAAGTCAAGCTCAAGGGCAGCCGCGTGCTCTACGCCAGTGCCGATGGCCAGTACATCGTGCAGGGCTACCTGTTTCAGCTCAAGGACGGCAAACCGGTCAACCTGACCGAGAAGACCGAACGCCTGGGCATCTCCAAGCTGATCAATGCCATTCCGGTTGCCGAAACCGTGGTCTACCCGGCCGTGGGCGAAACCAAATCGCACATCACCGTGTTCACCGACACCACCTGCCCGTACTGCCACAAGCTGCACGCCGAAGTGCCTGAGCTGAACAAGCGCGGCATCGAAGTGCGCTATGTCGCCTTCCCGCGCCAGGGTTTGAACTCGCCGGGTGACGAGCAACTGCAAGCCGTGTGGTGCTCGAAAGACAAGAAAGCCGCCATGGACAAAATGGTCGATGGCAAGGAAATCAAGGCCGCCAAATGCGATAACCCGGTTTCCAAGCAGTTCGCCCTCGGTCAGTCGATCGGCGTGAACGGCACACCGGCCATCGTTTTGGCCGACGGACAAGTGATTCCGGGCTACCAGCCTGCGCCACAAGTCGCCAAACTGGCGCTGGGCGCGAAGTAA
- the rimM gene encoding ribosome maturation factor RimM (Essential for efficient processing of 16S rRNA) translates to MNATPAVADDLIVIGKIYSVHGVRGEVKVYSFTDPTENLLQYKTWTLKREGNVKQVELVSGRGSDKFLVAKLKGLDDREEARLLAGYEICVPRNLFAELTDGEYYWYQLEGLKVIDTLGQLLGKIDHLLETGANDVMVVKPCAGSLDDRERLLPYTEQCVLAIDLAAGEMKVDWDADF, encoded by the coding sequence ATGAACGCGACGCCTGCTGTTGCCGATGATTTGATCGTTATTGGCAAAATTTATTCTGTTCATGGCGTTCGCGGCGAAGTGAAGGTTTATTCCTTTACTGATCCGACTGAAAACCTGTTGCAGTACAAAACCTGGACGCTCAAGCGCGAAGGCAATGTCAAACAGGTCGAGCTGGTCAGTGGACGCGGGAGCGACAAGTTCCTGGTCGCAAAGCTCAAGGGTCTTGATGATCGTGAAGAAGCTCGTCTTCTGGCCGGTTACGAGATCTGCGTGCCGCGCAATCTGTTCGCTGAATTGACCGACGGTGAGTACTACTGGTACCAGCTGGAAGGTCTGAAGGTCATCGACACGCTCGGGCAACTGCTCGGGAAAATCGATCATCTTCTGGAAACCGGCGCCAATGATGTAATGGTCGTCAAGCCTTGCGCTGGCAGCCTGGATGATCGCGAACGTCTGTTGCCCTATACGGAGCAATGCGTGTTGGCCATCGACCTGGCAGCGGGCGAGATGAAGGTGGATTGGGACGCGGACTTCTAA
- a CDS encoding homoserine dehydrogenase, translated as MNPVKVGICGLGTVGGGTFNVLQRNAEEIARRAGRGIEVAQIAMRTPKPQFQTTGIAITNDVFEVATNPEIDIVIELMGGYTVARELVLKAIENGKHVVTANKALIAVHGNEIFAKAREKGVIVAFEAAVAGGIPVIKAIREGLSANRINWVAGIINGTGNFILTEMREKGRTFEDVLAEAQALGYAEADPTFDVEGIDAAHKLTILASIAFGIPLQFDKAYTEGITKLTTADVNYAEALGYRIKHLGVARSTAAGIELRVHPTLIPADRLIANVNGVMNAVMVNGDAAGSTLFYGAGAGMEPTASSVIADLVDVVRAMTSDPENRVPHLAFQPDSLSAHPILPIEACESAYYLRIQAKDHPGVLAQVASILSERGINIESIMQKEVEEHDGLVPMILLTHRVVEQRINDAIAALEALAGVNGPVVRIRVEHLN; from the coding sequence GTGAATCCGGTCAAAGTAGGCATCTGTGGGTTAGGGACCGTCGGTGGCGGTACCTTCAACGTACTTCAGCGCAACGCCGAGGAAATTGCTCGTCGTGCCGGGCGTGGAATCGAAGTGGCACAAATTGCCATGCGCACGCCAAAGCCTCAGTTCCAGACGACCGGTATTGCGATTACCAACGATGTCTTCGAAGTGGCCACGAACCCTGAGATCGACATCGTCATAGAGCTGATGGGCGGCTATACCGTTGCCCGCGAGCTGGTACTCAAGGCCATCGAGAATGGCAAGCATGTGGTCACCGCGAACAAGGCTCTGATTGCCGTTCACGGTAATGAAATTTTCGCCAAGGCTCGCGAGAAAGGCGTGATCGTGGCGTTCGAAGCGGCCGTGGCCGGTGGCATTCCGGTGATCAAGGCGATCCGTGAAGGCCTGTCCGCCAACCGCATCAACTGGGTCGCCGGGATCATCAACGGCACCGGTAACTTTATCCTCACCGAAATGCGCGAGAAAGGCCGTACCTTCGAAGACGTGCTGGCCGAAGCGCAGGCACTGGGTTACGCCGAAGCCGATCCGACCTTCGACGTTGAAGGCATCGACGCCGCGCACAAGCTGACAATTCTGGCCTCCATCGCGTTCGGCATTCCGCTGCAATTCGACAAGGCTTACACCGAAGGCATCACCAAACTGACCACCGCTGACGTCAACTACGCCGAAGCGCTGGGCTACCGCATCAAGCACCTCGGCGTGGCGCGCAGCACTGCCGCCGGTATCGAGTTGCGCGTACACCCGACACTGATCCCGGCCGATCGTCTGATCGCCAACGTCAACGGCGTGATGAACGCAGTGATGGTCAACGGTGACGCCGCCGGTTCGACGCTGTTCTACGGCGCTGGCGCCGGCATGGAGCCAACCGCTTCGTCGGTGATCGCCGATCTGGTCGACGTGGTTCGCGCGATGACTTCCGATCCGGAAAACCGCGTGCCGCATCTGGCCTTCCAGCCGGATTCGCTGTCGGCCCATCCGATCCTGCCGATCGAAGCCTGCGAAAGCGCGTACTACCTGCGCATTCAGGCCAAGGACCATCCGGGTGTGTTGGCTCAGGTGGCGAGCATCCTCTCGGAGCGCGGCATCAACATCGAGTCGATCATGCAGAAGGAAGTCGAGGAACACGACGGTCTGGTGCCGATGATCCTGCTGACCCACCGCGTGGTCGAGCAGCGCATCAACGATGCCATCGCCGCCCTCGAAGCGCTGGCCGGCGTCAATGGTCCGGTTGTACGGATCCGCGTCGAGCACCTGAACTAA
- the trmD gene encoding tRNA (guanosine(37)-N1)-methyltransferase TrmD, translating to MANLRVEVISLFPEMFSAIGDYGITSRAVKQGLLQLTCWNPRDYTTDRHHTVDDRPFGGGPGMVMKIKPLEDALVQAKAAAGEAAKVIYLSPQGRQLTQSAVRELAQSDALILIAGRYEGIDERFIEAHVDEEWSIGDYVLSGGELPAMVLIDAVTRLLPGALGHADSAEEDSFTDGLLDCPHYTRPEVYADQRVPDVLLSGNHAHIRRWRLQQSLGRTFERRADLLESRSLSGEEKKLLEEYIRERDDS from the coding sequence GTGGCTAATTTGCGCGTAGAAGTGATCAGTTTGTTTCCCGAAATGTTTTCCGCCATCGGCGACTACGGCATCACCAGTCGTGCGGTCAAACAGGGGCTCTTGCAGCTGACCTGTTGGAATCCGCGAGATTACACGACGGATCGGCATCACACTGTGGACGATCGCCCGTTTGGCGGTGGTCCGGGCATGGTGATGAAGATCAAGCCCCTGGAAGATGCTCTGGTTCAGGCCAAGGCAGCAGCCGGGGAGGCGGCGAAGGTGATTTACCTGTCCCCCCAAGGCCGTCAACTGACTCAGTCGGCGGTACGCGAGCTGGCACAATCGGATGCATTGATCCTGATTGCCGGCCGCTATGAAGGCATTGACGAGCGCTTTATTGAGGCTCATGTCGATGAAGAGTGGTCGATTGGTGACTATGTACTGTCTGGCGGCGAGCTGCCGGCGATGGTCCTGATCGATGCGGTTACACGACTGCTGCCTGGAGCTTTAGGGCATGCGGATTCCGCTGAGGAAGATTCCTTTACGGATGGTCTGCTGGATTGCCCGCACTACACCCGACCTGAGGTGTATGCGGATCAGCGTGTTCCCGACGTGTTGCTGAGTGGCAATCACGCGCATATCCGGCGTTGGCGTTTACAGCAGTCCCTTGGTAGGACCTTTGAACGACGCGCCGATCTTCTGGAAAGCCGCTCGCTTTCTGGAGAAGAGAAGAAGCTGCTCGAGGAATACATCCGCGAGCGGGACGATAGTTAA
- a CDS encoding acyl-CoA thioesterase, with protein MTTRDQEIQRRTELSVTRVTKAVFPPTTNHHNTLFGGTALAWMDEVSFITATRFCRLPLVTVSTDRIDFNHAIPAGSIVELVGKVIKVGNTSLKVEVEVFVESMSSDGREKAIHGQFSFVAIDDDKRPVPVLPGFAA; from the coding sequence ATGACCACCCGCGACCAGGAAATCCAGCGCCGCACCGAACTCTCGGTGACTCGCGTAACCAAAGCCGTCTTCCCGCCGACCACCAACCACCACAACACCCTGTTCGGCGGCACCGCGCTGGCATGGATGGACGAAGTGTCGTTCATCACCGCCACGCGCTTCTGCCGGTTGCCGCTGGTGACCGTGTCCACCGACCGCATCGACTTCAATCATGCGATCCCGGCCGGCTCCATCGTCGAGTTGGTCGGGAAGGTGATCAAGGTCGGCAATACCAGCCTCAAGGTCGAAGTGGAAGTGTTTGTCGAAAGCATGAGCAGTGATGGTCGCGAGAAGGCGATTCATGGGCAGTTCAGCTTTGTTGCCATTGATGATGACAAGCGGCCGGTGCCGGTGCTGCCGGGTTTTGCGGCCTGA
- the rpsP gene encoding 30S ribosomal protein S16 translates to MLTIRLALGGSKKRPFYHLTVTDSRNPRDGSHKEQVGFFNPVARGQEVRLSVNQERVAYWLSVGAQPSERVAQLLKESAKAAA, encoded by the coding sequence ATGCTAACAATCCGTCTTGCCCTTGGCGGCTCCAAAAAGCGCCCGTTTTACCACCTGACCGTAACCGACTCGCGTAACCCGCGTGACGGCTCCCACAAAGAACAGGTTGGTTTCTTCAACCCTGTTGCCCGTGGTCAGGAAGTTCGTCTGTCCGTGAACCAAGAGCGCGTAGCCTACTGGCTGAGCGTTGGTGCACAGCCTTCTGAGCGTGTTGCTCAGTTGCTGAAGGAATCTGCAAAGGCTGCGGCCTGA
- the xerD gene encoding site-specific tyrosine recombinase XerD: MPAIDHPLIDQFLDALWLEKGLSDNTRGAYRSDLALFNGWLQEKNLELINAGRELILDHLAWRLEQNYKPRSTARFLSGVRGFYRYLLREKLISVDPTLRVDMPQLGRPLPKSLSEADVEALLKAPDLSEAIGQRDRAMLEVLYACGLRVTELVSLTLEQVNLRQGVLRVMGKGSKERLVPMGEEAIVWVERYMRDGRGELLGGRPSDVLFPSQRGEQMTRQTFWHRIKHQAKVAGIGKSLSPHTLRHAFATHLLNHGADLRVVQMLLGHSDLSTTQIYTHVARARLQDLHAKHHPRG, encoded by the coding sequence ATGCCTGCCATCGACCATCCGCTGATTGATCAATTCCTCGACGCTTTATGGCTGGAGAAAGGCCTGTCCGATAATACCCGTGGCGCTTATCGCAGTGATCTGGCGCTGTTCAATGGCTGGTTGCAGGAGAAGAACCTGGAACTGATCAATGCCGGACGCGAGTTGATCCTCGATCACTTGGCCTGGCGGCTGGAGCAGAACTACAAACCGCGTTCGACTGCGAGATTTCTCTCCGGTGTGCGTGGCTTTTATCGCTATCTGTTGCGGGAAAAGCTGATCAGCGTTGACCCGACATTGCGCGTCGACATGCCGCAACTCGGTAGGCCATTGCCCAAATCCCTGTCGGAAGCCGATGTCGAGGCGCTGCTCAAAGCACCGGATCTGAGCGAAGCGATCGGCCAGCGTGACCGCGCCATGCTGGAAGTGTTGTACGCCTGTGGTTTGCGCGTGACCGAGTTGGTGAGCCTGACGCTGGAACAGGTCAACCTGCGTCAAGGTGTGTTGCGGGTGATGGGCAAGGGCAGCAAGGAGCGGTTGGTGCCGATGGGCGAGGAGGCAATTGTCTGGGTCGAGCGCTATATGCGTGACGGTCGCGGCGAACTGCTCGGTGGCCGGCCCAGTGATGTGCTGTTCCCCAGTCAGCGCGGCGAGCAGATGACTCGCCAGACCTTCTGGCACCGGATCAAGCATCAGGCCAAGGTTGCCGGGATCGGCAAATCGCTGTCGCCGCACACCTTGCGTCACGCGTTTGCCACGCACCTGCTCAACCACGGCGCGGATTTGCGTGTGGTGCAGATGCTGCTCGGCCACAGTGACCTCTCTACTACGCAGATCTACACCCACGTCGCCCGCGCTCGATTGCAGGACCTGCACGCCAAACACCACCCGCGCGGCTGA